aaacaaaagaaattcaaaaagtATGAAAGTCTTTTTGTTTAAGACTAAACATGCTGTTTTTGTACCataacactgcactgaactgTAACACTgacaacactgtttttttttttacttggaggTCAACAAATCCTCCTAGAGTTGTTATACTAAATTTATTCTTCATAAAGTACCTCAGTAACTACAAATAGCTAAAAATACCCGCAAAGTATGTgtgttaaagaaaatacaaatataaatttgGTAAATGTAACTAAGCATACTTTTGTAATAAAAAGAGTTTTACACTTGAGTACCATTCATATCATAGAAACGCAAACAatgtctatgtacagtattaaatgcagtcatacagtatttcaagaaTAAATGAGGAATTAAgtcaattaaatacaaaattactgAAGCTTGAAAGAATATTAATTCAAATAATGTTTATTGCATGACATCCAAGGTTAATAAAgttctaattaaaaatgaatcatcGATCAGGTTAATAGAAACATCTGCAGGCAAATTTTAAGTGTGTCGTGTAGACCAGatctttcaattaaaaatttTACCCATATCTACTCTAAACTTATTTTTTAGCCAAGACTATCCTGAttaaaatttaatataattgtttgaaataatttatatattttcgCCCTTTAAAATCCAAATGCTAATCACGCATAGCAGTAACGCACAAATTAGTACATATTTGGAATCTAACTGTAGAAAATAAAGGCACAAAATGCAGGCTTTTTTCAGAGCAAATAATTAAGAGAAAGCTGCACATACTTTAGATAACCAGAGCGCTTAGGCAGAAAGACAGACACTGACAGAAGCAGGGCATCTTTGTAATAGTGTATTGTTTCAACACAAGTTGAAACGGGctacttttttacaaaaatatgacGGACTCTTAtgatgactttaaaaaaaaagccttgttttattttagacATATTGCAATTTATCATTAGCATCAACCCTAAAAAAAGCTCACATTCAGAAGTTTTATGCTCGCCGTGAACGATATCGTACCAGGACTTAACATTGTCGAATACAGTAACATGGTTTATCTTAACGAACAAACAAACAGGTCTATGGATTTTCATAGCTTTACAACCgtctatattaaataataatttaaatacactacacagacagaaaatgtcatattttccGCAAACAGGCAATTGAttcttcaaaattaaatttgacaGATCACGATTTTCTTATCAGACGTGCGAGATGCACACAGTCAGCGAACTAAAGCTTTTACACAACATGCAACATCGATTTCCAGCAAGaagaattttctttttaaagtaacGTTTACTTTCCATGTCAGTTGTTGTAGAAATACAAGGACCCACTTGCCCTCAATTAACAAAATAGCTTAGTCTTCTTTTGTCTTGAATTCTATTTTATACCTTGATCTATTAATCTATTACCTTTTGGACTTTGTATAGGGATGACAATTTTAAAACAGTACATACAGAAAGAGAACAGGAGAACCTTCACAACTAAACGTTTTTAGTTAATGGGTCTATAAACAGTTTGAAGCAGTTTTTTTCAGCAAATTGGAAATAATCAGCAAAGAATGAGCTCTCAATTCATTTGAACAAAAGTTCATTGCTatcaaaatgaataataaatgtGATTTGGAGGGCATGCACTGCAGACCTTAGAACAAATTCCAACTCATACGGGGTACTAAATcagggtacagtatgtaataaagTAGGCCTAACACAGattaaaactcatttgcaatAAAACTGATATTTAGCAATTAGGCAAACAATTGCATGTTTTGTCTTCAAGAGAGAGAGCCTGGCTCATCCCGGAATATACCCGTCTATCAGGCAAGATATTTTCAAGGCCTGGagctttgttttctctctcgTAAAGCAGAGGTTTGGTGTGTTATGACCTCTGAATTACTGTGCGTAGAGTTGCTCTTTGCTTGAGGACgagtaacattttatttctggtcaCTGCTGTTCCGTCTGAGGCACCATGTCATCCATCTTGTCTCTTGTCTGTCTTCAGGGAGCTGTGTGCTCATGGAGGTATAGTGACACAGGTTTGGAGTGCACGAGCTCCTCAGTTATAAGGGCCTGGTTTGGTAGTAGAGGGTGTGCTACGCACACCGGTACACTCatcgtgtgtgtgtctgcatgcTTTCAAGGTCTCCTGTAGGCGATATGCTCTAGGAGTGTATGTGCACTCTTTCATGTTTAAAGTACCCCTTTTTTCAGATTCGTACTGTTTTGCTAGTGGTGCACCAATTATCGGTGAACGATAGGTGACGAGGTGCTCGCTCTGTGGAGCTCTCTGGTGTTCCTGTTCCTTGCGGTCTCTGCTTTGGTTATTAGCAGTACAGAAGCATCGGTAACTCTGCAGCTGCTCATGGCTTTATTAGCTACAGTCCTGTGCTGCTGTCCAGCTTCTTTCAGGCTAGAACTGGTCCCTGGGGGTCTTGTGTCTGCTGCTTTTCATTCCAAACCTCGGTAGTCGGGTCAGCAATTGACTAAATTAtattctaaagatgtttagatCATTTTTCTTAAGGTTCTTTACAACTGATTATTCAAATGTTGACCTCCATGAGGGAACACACACTGTATGAGACACTTGGGAACCTGGTAGAAATTAATGCATGAACACAGGTGACTAAATAATTGGACCAATTATGCAACAGAGACTGAGCAGACCAAAACTAGAAAACACCACTACTCTTGATAATAGCAGGGAACCTAATGATTGTAGTGGATCTATTTTCTGACACTGTAGTTTCTTCTCTAATGGTTAATAGTATTTAATTATCATTGTTTAAGCTCTGGGTTGATGTTCAAGTATTTAGACAAAGTACACTAGTAACGtgttaatattttcattaaatactattttaaaatagtatttattcaaatatttcattgtACATAAGTAAGGCTAGCCATTTTTTATCTATGGGCAAAAATGTCACTCTAAAAAGTATCATTAAAAGACATGATGTAGATAGTACATCGTTAACCATATTTTATCAATAGTACTAAGATAAATTAGTTTTCCTGCTTAGTTTCCTGCAACATTAGCAGATACTTTAAAACCTGTGaacagtactgtacactgtaaatTATGAGTAATAAGATACATCTATAACAACTTTATCATGTCAAAGCTGTCTCCTGTGAAACCTAACTTATTTACAAACATATGTGATGCATACATATGTTTGAGAGAGAAGGGAAGGAACAGATCTTTTATATTAtggctgtatatactgtattaccctGGGCATTCTCTGCTTCATGTATAGGTACATATGCATGGACTTCAAGGGACTCAAGATGCCatctgtgatgtactgtaattccAAATTAAAAGTAGGAGTTGCAGGTAAAACGTATGTCATTGGAATATCTTCTAGCATTGTTTTACCATTTCAAATTACCCTTGCACCCTAATCCAAGGTGATTACCTGTAAGAGAAACAGTACGttataaatgcaatttaaatttcATACAGAACATCCAGTCCTCTAAACAACCATCTCTCTTATTTAGCCTGAATGCAAACatgagtggcacagtggtgagcaCTGCTGACCTGctgagctggggccctgggatcacTTCCTGgagggctgtctgtgtggagtctgtatgttctccccatgtttgtgtgggtttcctccaagcTCTCCAGTTTCCACCCACTCTCCCTAGACATACCGGCGGTgcaagtggcttctgggaaaatcggccctggtgtgagtgtgcgtctGCCCCGCGAAGGAGGGGTGTCCCGTCTGAGATGAAGCCTGCCTTGCGCTttctgcttgccaggacaggttCCAGGACAGCGGATTACTACTACCAGTGTCAAACATAAATCACTTAAACTCAGCAGGCTCGGGCACTGCTTTAAACAGAGGCTGTGGGctaaaacttttgacaggtcGAAAGACTGACTGCACTTTATCAGGAAGGAATACTGTGTAGTAAAACTAATCGACACCTGTTTTGTCGCATGACACATAAAGGCATTAGGAGCTGGCGTGGGGAGGAAATCAACTCATTTTCTCTGCCCTGAAAGCAGAATTTGAAACCGAAAGGCAGCTGCCCCACTCATCCGAAACCAGCAGATTAAAAAGGCACACAGAAGCACAGATCCTCCTGGTTCACCTCAGAGTTAAACCACCAGAGATGGCATTTTCACCCTGGAGCTCCCTTGCAAACAGctcgcagtgctgggggccACACAGGGGCTCTACACAGAGCAATTTAGGGACACTAAATTGTCAGGAGCAACGCCACATCCAAACACTCTTTATTCCTGCCAGCGTGAGGCTGAAATCATTGAACACACAAGCTCAGTTAATAGTTGAGTACAGCACCAGTGAAATTAATTTGGTACAGTCTGCTATCTGCTGAACTTGTGTGTTCAGATGCTCTGAGATAACAGGCTAGGCACAGGAAGTGATGGAGTGAAGCTTTTACCTTCAACCACAGCATCTACTCTGGAGTTTAAAGAGCACCACAGGTCAGTAAGACTGGCTGGCTAGAAACTGTCACAAAAACGGTACGTTTTCATGACTCTActagaataaaaacaattatccAGTTTCTTGTCCCCCAGGACATGAATTTAAAGCAATCGGAGTCCAAATTGGCCTACACTGCAGTATCTTGATCTCTAATATGCTGTCAATTATGTTTTTAGCCTTTGAATTCAAATACCTTTTTTTCCCTACCGAGAAAAGCTTTCCAACAAGAGATTTGCGTCATTCACAGAATTATACACGATACATTCTCTCGTATGATATCAGAAAACAAAGACCAGCCCCTTCCACTGCATACCTTTATCAAGACAGGATCTGTTGACTGTGAACCGTTAGGCCACGCTGCCTCCAGTGAATGCTACACTTCAGCAAGTGTGGCATCAAAGACAGGAGGTGGCTGACTAATTTGACAGTGGGCTGGGACTTGTGGTGATCAAAGATCGACTGCCGACAATGAACTCAAAGGGTCCAGGCTTCCTTTTCTTCAAAGGATTCTAAACCCCATGAATATTCATTTCTCGCCAACCCTCCTTCATTCGGTTTACAGTGTTTCAGTTAAAGGTTGTTTAAAAAAGGTCCAGCTCTCAAGAATACTCAAGTCCGAGATGAAGCAGTAACCAGACTTCTGtttccacttaaaaaaaaacttttctgaagAAAGGAAAACGTGCACGCTTGCAAGGTTAATTGTACATCAAACATTTGCGTGTTGTTAATAAAGCTTTTCAGAACTGGGAGAGTAAGCCTTTCACACTTTGGGAGACATGACAACTACACTACTGCCAAAGCATGATACAAGCTTTTTAGATATTCCTTAATTCATACTTCTTTAGTGTTTGCTCATACATGCATAAAGACCAGATTCCATTAGTTAGCTGTGCCAGCTGCTCTCTGCAGTCCTGTAAATACCTACCAACACTTAAACACCGACAGGCAAACTGACACTGATGGACCCCGTCTTTCACTCATATCGGTGTATCTAGGAACTGTTCTGCTGCTGTTAGGTAAAACTACAAAACTGCAAGATTACGCTTTACTGTATCACCTTTCTAATGTGGCCACAAACATAAAAGCAGAATCTGTCTTCAAGGACCGTCTTGATGTCTGCCGATTTTTTCGTATATCCGGAGAAGAAGATGAACATATGCAACATGCATTTTCAGTGTTTGCTAGGTGAAAGTTTGAACAGCATCAGGATTACGAGCTGGTGTGATATGAGGGGCTTTCTTGATGTTAAGTCCCTAAGTGTTGAAATTGATCGTAATCACGCCTGTGCTCCAGTTCTTATAAGGCACTAAGCAATATCCCCCACCTCAGAGTATCACCTGGTggttaaaagcaaaaaacattataaagaagaaaaagcacacaatgacagtaaatgtttaaaatatacaaatgacaaatttttattttcagtatttttacaaaaatatgtgGAGTAATCATTGTGAAATATATCTTTGCTTTAGAAAAATCATCTTACATACAAATGCACTACACATCGAAGTCACAGACCACAAACTTGAATATAAAGCTTGAAAATGGAAAACTTTTCatagaaaacaacatttatagATAACTTACTTAGCACCTGAAGCCAGTTATCTAGTTATTTGATCTCCTGAAAAAACATGGGAATGAATCAACATTCCAAGCAGTTTTTGTGTGGATTTGATAAATGTGACCTCAAGTCTGGGGTATGATACTGTAGCGCGTTCGgcgaggagagagacagggactcTTGTGACAATATGAACACCTGATGTAACAAAGCCTTACAGCAACCTACTTGACCTAAAACTGCCCTGCATGAGATCTAAAATTATTGCTCTATATTCAGTACTTTGTCAGCAATTGCACGTTTTAGACAACATCTGCTACGTGACATCAGATTAGTTAAAGTAAGGACCTATAGAAGCTGAAAGACGTCTGTTTTATAATGTGGGCTGGGAGTGTGGGTGAGAATTTCAGAAAAGGTCTCTTTATTCAGAACGTGGGAAGCTTGACTGTATGGTTTGAAATATGACCGAAAAGAGAGACCTTGACATCAAAGAGAGAGTTTCTttcattcaaaattaaaaaaaaacactttccctTTTCACAGCCGGAAATTATAGATATGTATCAAAAATGACTTCTCCGCAGTTTGTATAAAAGATAACCAAATCAGGACTAATTATACCGAGAGGcaaaattaatcttaaatgcAAAAAATCGGTATGGGAGAAACaggcatttgttgcattttcaaGGCATCTCAGTATATATTATGAATTCGATCTAGTGAAAGCCGTTACTCTAGAGACACTCAATTTTATTTCGTGTAAATACACTACGGTAAATATTCAGAGCCATTTCTAAATCGTAAACACGTAAAGGGCTCCCTCTAGTGGTAAAATACAACATGAACGAAAAGGAAAGATACTGTACTAATCCAGTACAAGACTGCGTTTTAAGGAGACAGATCATTAGAACTTTGTGATTTTGCggattttaaaacttaatatttaatattacagtTCAGTAATTTCTGCATAAACTGCATTATTAATGTAGCAATACAGAAAACACTGCTTTGATGATTAAAGAGTTGAAAGAGTAGAAAAGTTATTTCTCACCTAAGCATGTTGTTGAGTAATGTATTGTTAgctaatattattataatttactGCAATTCACTCACAAGCATCAATAGCAAAAAAGtatcattaattaattttaatctgCAATCCTTTAACACATAATAAAATCATCAACTGTATTACTCAAAACACTTCTCATATATTAGTACACAATTACACAGTGCAGCCTTTAAAAATAGAAGGACTGACTCTTCTGTTCTCAATCCTTTGTAATCCTTTCAGAGCCATGTtgttctcctaaaataaaagaaattgaatGGGCATTCaaaacatattggaaagatttctACCAGGAttgtacagtaaaaaagaatatttcagttttatccAGTCTTAACACATTCTGCTCTACATACATCTTCAACAGCGTTTTCAATTTCCAACATTTATCATCTCTTTCGAAACTGAATACTCTCTCTCCTTGCAAACAAAGCCATGAGAAATGTGGTCACTTTATTGCTCCTCAAAATTCCCTCACACTATGGAGGAAAAGTGTAAACAATCAAGATCTGTAaatccagtttaaaaaaaaaaacttacagcccAGGCGTTTTGTATGGCTTGGCACTGAAATACTCCTCAGGAGTGCAAGTTTTGATTCCTCCAAAGTAATCCAGCACCCAGACTTTCGTGATGTTCATCTTGGCAAAAAACCACCCGTGGTCTGGGGGCCAGTCCATCATCTCCGGGTGACGGCTGAACAGGGCCTGCTTAGCAACCAGGGCCTCTGTGTCGTTCACCTACACCACAGGAGAACAGCTTTCCATCACAGTTACCTCTGTGCAGCTACCTAAGGGCTGAGCCACATCTAGGTATCCTTACCCCCACCACAGCTCTTCGGGGTGAAAATTAATTCAAACATCTTTTTTCTCAAACGAATAAGAATGttgttgacaaaaaaaaacatactgttgaCCTGCGTTTATGTTGTTCATAAGAAGGCTTTTTGGGGACTCTATGTCACTGAGTGTTGTACTCCAATTAACATTtagaggggaactgcagtcccaaattCTGAGAtgagttattaaatctcagtaacaaaataaatgcatcGACGTTACAGAATTAATACATTTCGAACTGGGCagaaaaattgtgaactttgtgaaagttcCCACGAATTGTGACGCAaggtggcccttcctgctcactagtctacgtgatgactgatgtactgtgatgCACGAgacaggttgtgcagcacacgtttcactgcagaaatgttccaacgtgatctgcgtGCAGAGCCCACAAGCAAACAGAATTTGTCACCACAACGGTCTCAAAattgaaagcaatatttctattggattaaaagaaatgttttcacaAGCCTGTTTGGTTACAAGGTAATAGGGCCGATTCACGTCACCAGacgttttgctgcctcgttctgaatcgcagaacctGGCGCTGTGCAAACCTGGAAATGTTGTCTACTGCAccatgtaaattggaggttttacaagttacaggGTACAATGTACTTTCACTGTGGGTTCTTTCTAAcccccgaaatataaaaatagtgttgcgGTTCCCCTTGAATAAAAAGAGGATACTTCTACCCACTTGTCCCCAGTCATGAATAACACCCCTGGGCCTCTGCTCTGCGGGGTGAGACAGCAGAACGGGAGGCTGGCTGGTCAGGAGGAGAGATGGCGCATGAGTGTACCTCCACCACGGACCCAGACAAGATGATGTGAGCGCACAGCGGGCTCTGGGGGTCGTAGCCCTGGCTCTTGCAGTACTCGGTCTGGGCCAGGGACATGGAGAGGGAGGCCGTGGGGTTCGCCTGCAGCACAATGAAACAAGCGTTAGGGGCTCCCCCCATCCCGGCCCTCTTGAACCCCGTGTCTACAGGCGTTTATTCCAAATGTGCTCTTGGTTTTTTAACGGGAGCCCAAATTTCCACTTATACcctcttacacttatatacacaTATCAATTCTACAacttatactatacagtatcgTTGTGTAATAGAAGGGGCTTATTTCTTTCCAAAACACACTAAGGAAGGGTTTTCTGATCAGATTATTTCAACCACAGGCACAATTATACTATAA
This portion of the Lepisosteus oculatus isolate fLepOcu1 chromosome 15, fLepOcu1.hap2, whole genome shotgun sequence genome encodes:
- the creg1 gene encoding protein CREG1, with product MTPLGKWVIVFLLFLCAARSIPPHDDVAAVARFIAHNCDWASMATISSHDPVKGQPFSNVFSVSDGPPGSGTGVPYMYLTRMEISVQDLQANPTASLSMSLAQTEYCKSQGYDPQSPLCAHIILSGSVVEVNDTEALVAKQALFSRHPEMMDWPPDHGWFFAKMNITKVWVLDYFGGIKTCTPEEYFSAKPYKTPGLRTTWL